The following are from one region of the Yoonia sp. R2331 genome:
- the tldD gene encoding metalloprotease TldD, whose product MSDAPFRPFETHLDQDRALALLQEATAGADDGELFIERKRSEGLVFDDGRVKTASFDATEGFGLRAVRGETAGYAHSTTIDEHALRRAVGTARLAVGDGGGVMADAPPGTNQKQYSDEDPIAQATFPAKIDLLGEIDAFTRGLDKRVTQVTASVAASHQEVVILRPEGTLVSDTRPMSRINISVIVEDNGRRESGSYGGGGRAGLIGLIARENWESVAREALRIALVNLDAEPAPAGVMDVVLGNGWPGILLHEAIGHGLEGDFNRKGSSAFAGLMGEQIAAKGVTVLDDGTIPDRRGSITVDDEGTPSAKNVLIEDGKLVGYMQDRQNARLMGVAPTGNGRRESFAHAPMPRMTNTYMLAGDAAPESLVADLKDGIYAVGFGGGQVDITNGKFVFSCTEAYRVKDGKVGAPVKGATLIGDGATALKHIRGIGNDMALDPGIGNCGKAGQWVPVGVGQPSLMIGGLTVGGAAA is encoded by the coding sequence ATGTCAGACGCCCCATTTCGCCCGTTTGAGACGCATCTGGACCAGGATCGTGCCCTTGCGCTTCTGCAAGAAGCCACCGCCGGGGCCGATGACGGAGAGCTTTTTATCGAACGCAAGCGGTCCGAAGGGCTGGTCTTTGACGATGGGCGCGTGAAAACCGCAAGCTTTGACGCCACCGAAGGGTTCGGGCTGCGCGCCGTGCGCGGAGAGACGGCGGGTTACGCCCATTCCACCACCATCGACGAACACGCCCTGCGCCGCGCAGTCGGGACGGCGCGGCTGGCCGTTGGCGACGGCGGCGGTGTGATGGCGGATGCTCCGCCGGGCACCAATCAAAAGCAATATTCCGACGAAGACCCTATCGCGCAGGCGACATTTCCCGCCAAGATCGACCTTTTGGGCGAAATTGATGCCTTTACCCGTGGGTTGGACAAGCGCGTGACGCAGGTCACCGCCTCGGTCGCGGCCAGCCACCAAGAGGTGGTGATCCTGCGCCCTGAAGGCACCCTGGTCAGCGACACCCGGCCGATGAGCCGGATCAACATTTCGGTCATCGTCGAAGACAACGGCCGCCGCGAAAGCGGGTCATACGGCGGCGGCGGGCGTGCGGGGCTGATCGGGCTGATCGCGCGTGAAAACTGGGAAAGCGTCGCGCGCGAGGCGCTGCGGATTGCTTTGGTCAACCTTGATGCGGAACCGGCCCCTGCGGGCGTGATGGACGTGGTCCTTGGCAACGGCTGGCCCGGCATCCTGCTGCACGAGGCGATTGGTCACGGGCTGGAGGGCGATTTCAACCGCAAGGGATCGTCGGCCTTTGCGGGCCTGATGGGTGAACAGATTGCCGCCAAGGGCGTCACCGTGCTGGATGACGGCACGATCCCCGACCGGCGCGGGTCGATCACCGTCGATGACGAAGGCACGCCCAGCGCCAAGAACGTGCTGATCGAGGACGGCAAGCTGGTTGGCTACATGCAGGACCGGCAGAACGCACGGCTGATGGGCGTGGCCCCCACAGGCAATGGCCGCCGCGAAAGCTTTGCCCATGCGCCGATGCCGCGCATGACCAACACCTATATGCTGGCCGGGGATGCTGCGCCCGAAAGCCTCGTGGCAGACCTGAAAGACGGGATCTACGCAGTGGGCTTTGGCGGCGGGCAGGTTGATATCACCAACGGCAAGTTCGTGTTCAGCTGCACCGAGGCCTACCGGGTCAAGGACGGCAAGGTCGGCGCGCCTGTGAAGGGTGCGACCCTGATTGGCGATGGGGCGACAGCGCTGAAACACATCCGCGGCATCGGCAACGACATGGCCCTTGACCCAGGCATCGGCAATTGCGGCAAGGCAGGCCAATGGGTGCCCGTGGGCGTCGGCCAGCCAAGCCTGATGATCGGCGGGCTGACGGTGGGTGGTGCGGCTGCTTGA
- the coxB gene encoding cytochrome c oxidase subunit II: MRLTSFATSLWASAGMLLAGAATAQEVNQELEVLGAPIPGQTGFQAPATELMRDIIWLDNLLLVIITAISLFVTGLLAWVVLKYNRKANPEPATFTHHSVLEVAWTIVPVVILVFIGAVSLPILFKQQEIPEADLHIKVTGYQWYWGYEYVDDGVAFESFMIGEGELEDFGYDESLYRLATDTAVVIPVGKTIVMTVTGGDVIHSWTIPAFGVKQDAVPGRLAQLWFNAEQEGIYFGQCSELCGKDHAYMPITVKVVSQEAYDEWLAAAKIENPV, from the coding sequence ATGCGATTGACCTCTTTTGCGACCTCTTTGTGGGCTTCGGCCGGGATGCTGCTGGCGGGGGCCGCCACGGCCCAGGAAGTCAATCAAGAGCTTGAGGTGCTGGGTGCGCCCATCCCCGGTCAAACCGGATTTCAGGCACCGGCCACGGAACTGATGCGCGACATCATCTGGCTGGACAACCTGCTGTTGGTCATCATCACCGCGATCTCGCTTTTTGTGACAGGCCTGCTGGCCTGGGTTGTGCTGAAGTATAACCGGAAGGCGAACCCCGAACCCGCAACCTTTACCCACCATTCGGTGCTGGAAGTGGCATGGACAATCGTGCCTGTGGTCATTCTGGTGTTCATCGGTGCTGTCTCACTGCCGATCCTGTTCAAGCAGCAGGAAATCCCCGAGGCTGATCTGCACATCAAGGTCACCGGCTACCAATGGTACTGGGGTTATGAATATGTCGACGATGGCGTGGCCTTTGAAAGCTTCATGATCGGCGAGGGCGAGCTGGAAGACTTCGGCTATGACGAATCGCTTTACCGTCTGGCGACCGACACCGCCGTCGTGATCCCCGTAGGCAAGACCATTGTGATGACCGTCACCGGCGGCGACGTGATCCACTCCTGGACGATCCCCGCCTTTGGCGTGAAGCAGGACGCCGTTCCAGGCCGTCTGGCGCAGCTGTGGTTCAATGCCGAACAGGAAGGCATCTACTTTGGCCAGTGTTCCGAGCTTTGCGGCAAGGACCACGCCTATATGCCGATCACCGTCAAAGTTGTGAGCCAAGAGGCCTATGACGAATGGCTGGCGGCCGCCAAGATCGAAAACCCCGTCTAA
- the cyoE gene encoding heme o synthase, which yields MTDATLHDTPHEAGMGDYFALLKPRVMSLVVFTALVGLLVAPVPVHPFIGFVGILCIAVGAGASGALNMWWDADIDARMKRTAKRPIPDGRVQPGEALGLGLALSGFSVVLLALATNFVAAALLAFTIFFYAVVYSMWLKRSTPQNIVIGGAAGAFPPMVGWAVATGGIAIESVLMFALIFMWTPPHFWALALFVKSDYGNAGVPMLTETHGRDSTRKHILIYTLLLVPVALGLGFTSIGGPVYLATAVVMNAWFLKGAYDIWRRDDAACAADNHKVEIKTFKVSLYYLFAHFVALLIDAVLRTSGVL from the coding sequence ATGACCGACGCGACCTTGCACGACACACCTCACGAGGCCGGAATGGGCGATTACTTTGCCTTGCTGAAGCCGCGTGTGATGTCGTTGGTGGTGTTCACCGCCCTTGTGGGTCTGTTGGTTGCACCGGTGCCGGTGCATCCGTTCATCGGTTTTGTGGGCATCTTGTGCATCGCAGTGGGGGCAGGGGCCTCTGGCGCGCTGAACATGTGGTGGGACGCGGATATCGACGCGCGAATGAAGCGGACCGCCAAACGCCCGATCCCCGATGGCCGTGTGCAACCGGGTGAGGCGCTGGGCCTTGGGCTGGCGCTGTCGGGCTTTTCGGTGGTGCTGCTTGCCTTGGCGACAAACTTTGTCGCGGCCGCGCTCCTTGCCTTTACGATCTTCTTCTATGCCGTTGTCTATTCGATGTGGCTGAAACGCTCGACGCCGCAGAATATCGTGATCGGTGGTGCTGCGGGCGCCTTTCCCCCGATGGTCGGCTGGGCTGTCGCCACAGGCGGCATTGCCATTGAAAGCGTGCTGATGTTTGCGCTGATCTTCATGTGGACGCCGCCGCACTTCTGGGCGCTGGCACTGTTTGTTAAGTCCGACTACGGCAACGCAGGCGTGCCGATGCTGACCGAAACCCATGGCCGCGACAGCACCCGCAAACACATCCTGATCTACACTCTGCTGCTGGTGCCCGTTGCGCTGGGCCTTGGCTTCACATCCATTGGCGGGCCGGTTTATCTGGCGACTGCCGTGGTAATGAACGCGTGGTTCCTCAAAGGGGCCTATGACATCTGGCGGCGCGATGATGCAGCCTGTGCCGCCGACAACCACAAGGTCGAGATCAAGACCTTCAAGGTGTCGCTGTATTACCTTTTCGCCCATTTCGTCGCTTTGCTGATCGACGCGGTTTTGCGCACCAGCGGGGTGCTGTGA
- a CDS encoding cytochrome c oxidase assembly protein yields MILPNLQGPKRTVVQTISVVVLMGGLAWASVPFYDWFCRVTGFGGATNVAEAGSDVILDQTIKIRFDASLERGMPWTFTPEVREMEIRIGETGLAFYEAHNPTDRPVAGQASYNVTPYEAGGFFDKIACFCFEEQVLQPGETMMMPVSFFVDPAIVDDREGQYVHTITLSYTFYEIDLPEDELAQAALTIDTPVAID; encoded by the coding sequence ATGATTTTGCCAAACCTGCAAGGGCCGAAGCGCACAGTGGTCCAGACCATTTCGGTCGTTGTGCTGATGGGCGGGCTGGCCTGGGCCTCGGTGCCATTTTATGACTGGTTCTGCCGTGTCACCGGTTTTGGTGGGGCCACCAATGTGGCAGAGGCGGGATCGGACGTGATCCTCGACCAAACCATCAAGATCCGCTTTGACGCCTCGCTAGAGCGTGGCATGCCGTGGACCTTCACGCCCGAAGTGCGCGAGATGGAAATCCGCATTGGTGAGACAGGGCTGGCCTTTTACGAGGCGCATAACCCCACCGACCGCCCTGTCGCAGGGCAGGCGTCTTATAACGTCACCCCTTACGAGGCTGGCGGATTTTTCGACAAAATCGCCTGCTTCTGCTTTGAAGAGCAGGTGTTACAACCGGGCGAAACGATGATGATGCCGGTCAGCTTCTTTGTGGACCCCGCCATCGTGGACGACCGCGAAGGGCAATATGTGCATACGATCACATTGTCCTACACATTTTACGAAATTGACCTGCCCGAGGATGAATTGGCGCAGGCTGCTTTGACAATCGACACGCCAGTCGCCATAGACTGA
- a CDS encoding cytochrome c oxidase subunit 3, with amino-acid sequence MAHEKNHDYHILNPSIWPLIGALGGFAMLFGAVLWMHGSGPYLFLAGLAGVLYTMYAWWAEVVTESQVGDHTPVVRIGLRYGFIFFIMSEVMFFAAWFWSFFKHAMYPMGPQSPAVDGVWPPAGIETFDPWHLPLINTLILLCSGAAATWAHHALVHENNREDMKWGLILAVALGVLFTIFQVYEYSHAAFGFSGNIYGANFFMATGFHGFHVVIGTIFLLVCLIRVYKGHFTPEKHVGFEAAAWYWHFVDVVWLFLFLAVYIWGG; translated from the coding sequence ATGGCCCACGAAAAGAACCACGACTATCACATCCTGAACCCCTCTATCTGGCCGTTGATCGGTGCGCTGGGCGGTTTTGCGATGCTCTTTGGTGCTGTGCTTTGGATGCACGGCTCTGGCCCGTACCTGTTCCTCGCCGGTCTGGCCGGTGTGCTGTACACCATGTATGCTTGGTGGGCCGAGGTGGTGACCGAAAGCCAGGTGGGGGATCACACCCCGGTTGTGCGGATTGGTCTGCGCTATGGCTTTATCTTCTTCATCATGTCCGAAGTGATGTTCTTTGCCGCATGGTTCTGGTCGTTCTTCAAACACGCCATGTACCCGATGGGGCCACAGTCGCCTGCTGTCGATGGCGTCTGGCCACCTGCCGGGATCGAAACCTTTGACCCTTGGCACCTGCCGCTGATCAACACGCTGATCCTGCTGTGCTCTGGTGCGGCGGCTACATGGGCGCACCACGCGCTGGTGCATGAAAACAACCGCGAAGACATGAAGTGGGGCCTGATTCTTGCCGTGGCCCTTGGCGTGCTGTTCACCATCTTCCAGGTCTATGAATACAGCCACGCAGCCTTTGGTTTCTCTGGCAATATCTATGGCGCCAACTTCTTCATGGCGACCGGGTTCCACGGCTTCCACGTGGTGATCGGTACGATCTTCCTGCTGGTCTGCTTGATCCGCGTCTACAAGGGCCACTTTACCCCTGAAAAGCACGTCGGTTTTGAAGCTGCCGCCTGGTACTGGCACTTTGTGGATGTTGTTTGGCTGTTCCTGTTTCTGGCCGTCTACATCTGGGGTGGCTAA
- a CDS encoding SURF1 family protein, with translation MRKIIFPLLLTLAGCAVLIWLGVWQVNRLAWKEDILAGIDARMAGAPVPLPDTPTEKADEYRAVTAMGITGPQELHVLTSGTAAGTGYRVITSFDLGGRVVLLDQGLLPLEAKDTPAPEQAVTVTGNLLWPDDVNSSTPDPDLPKNIWFGRDLAAMADTLGTEPLLIVAAEMSPADPRTTLLPIDSANIKNDHWEYAVTWFGLAAVWAVMGAFLIRRTLQKD, from the coding sequence TTGCGCAAGATCATCTTTCCATTGCTGCTGACGCTGGCGGGCTGCGCTGTGCTGATCTGGCTGGGTGTCTGGCAGGTGAATCGTCTGGCGTGGAAAGAAGACATCCTCGCTGGAATTGACGCCCGCATGGCAGGCGCGCCCGTACCCTTGCCAGACACACCCACCGAAAAAGCCGACGAATACCGCGCCGTGACCGCAATGGGCATCACCGGCCCGCAAGAGCTGCATGTGCTGACCTCTGGCACCGCCGCCGGCACCGGCTACCGGGTCATCACAAGCTTTGATCTGGGCGGCCGCGTTGTCCTGCTTGATCAAGGGCTTCTTCCGCTCGAAGCCAAGGACACACCCGCCCCGGAACAGGCCGTCACTGTGACCGGCAACCTGCTGTGGCCCGATGATGTCAATTCCTCTACCCCCGACCCCGATCTGCCCAAGAACATCTGGTTTGGTCGTGACCTTGCCGCGATGGCCGACACCCTTGGAACCGAACCGCTTTTGATCGTCGCCGCCGAAATGTCGCCTGCTGACCCCCGTACGACGCTGCTGCCGATAGACAGCGCGAACATCAAAAACGATCACTGGGAATATGCGGTCACCTGGTTTGGCCTTGCCGCCGTTTGGGCGGTCATGGGCGCATTCCTGATCCGCCGCACCCTGCAAAAGGACTGA
- the thrC gene encoding threonine synthase — protein sequence MRYISTRGTAPVLTFEEAMLTGLARDGGLYVPETVPTLTPDQIAAMAGQPYEDVAFTVMRPFIGDTFTDAEFKDLIARAYAGFGHAARAPLVQLAPNHFLLELFHGPTLAFKDFAMQLIGQMFQAALGRSGKRVTIVGATSGDTGSAAIEAFRGLSNVDVFILYPHGRVSEVQRRQMTTPTEANVHALAVDGDFDDCQAMVKDMFNDFAFREAVSLAGVNSINWGRVLAQVVYYFTSAVSLGAPHREVSFTVPTGNFGDIFAGYIAKRMGLPIADLVVATNTNDILHRTLETGAYTKEGVTPTISPSMDIQVSSNFERALFDAYNRDGAAVAQQMDDLKQGGFQISQGAYQALQDIYRSGRASEAETTAAIKRYRADHGELLCPHSAVGVHVAEAHLGTTPMVTLATAHPAKFPAAVEEATGVHPPLPPRMADLYERPERVTRTANDLAAIQAIITERTAS from the coding sequence ATGCGTTACATCTCGACCCGTGGCACAGCGCCTGTGCTGACATTCGAAGAGGCGATGCTGACAGGCCTCGCCCGTGACGGCGGCCTTTACGTGCCCGAAACCGTGCCGACCCTGACGCCCGACCAGATCGCCGCAATGGCGGGCCAACCATACGAGGACGTGGCGTTTACCGTTATGCGCCCCTTCATCGGGGACACCTTCACGGATGCGGAATTCAAAGACCTGATTGCACGCGCCTACGCCGGTTTCGGCCACGCCGCCCGCGCACCGCTGGTGCAACTGGCCCCCAACCATTTCTTGCTGGAACTTTTCCACGGACCCACACTGGCCTTCAAAGACTTTGCCATGCAGCTCATCGGCCAGATGTTCCAGGCCGCGCTTGGCCGGTCCGGCAAGCGCGTCACCATCGTCGGTGCCACATCCGGCGACACCGGGTCAGCAGCGATTGAGGCGTTTCGGGGCCTGTCTAACGTCGATGTCTTCATCCTCTACCCGCATGGCCGTGTAAGTGAAGTGCAGCGCCGCCAGATGACCACCCCGACAGAGGCGAACGTTCACGCGCTGGCCGTCGACGGCGACTTTGACGACTGTCAGGCCATGGTCAAAGATATGTTCAACGATTTCGCCTTCCGCGAAGCCGTGTCGCTGGCCGGTGTGAACTCGATCAACTGGGGCCGGGTGCTGGCGCAGGTGGTCTATTACTTCACATCTGCTGTCAGCCTTGGCGCGCCACACCGCGAGGTGTCATTCACCGTGCCCACCGGCAACTTTGGCGACATCTTTGCAGGCTACATCGCCAAGCGCATGGGTCTGCCAATTGCCGATCTGGTGGTGGCGACCAACACCAACGACATCCTGCACCGCACGCTGGAAACCGGCGCCTACACCAAAGAGGGCGTGACACCCACGATCAGCCCCTCGATGGACATTCAGGTGTCGTCGAACTTTGAACGCGCGCTTTTTGATGCCTACAACCGCGATGGCGCGGCGGTGGCGCAGCAGATGGACGACCTCAAACAGGGCGGCTTTCAGATCAGTCAGGGGGCCTATCAGGCGTTGCAGGACATCTACCGCTCTGGCCGCGCATCCGAGGCGGAAACCACCGCCGCGATCAAGCGCTACCGTGCGGACCATGGCGAGTTGCTGTGCCCGCATTCCGCCGTCGGCGTCCACGTGGCAGAGGCGCATCTGGGCACCACGCCCATGGTCACACTCGCCACCGCGCACCCCGCGAAATTTCCTGCCGCCGTGGAAGAGGCAACAGGTGTGCATCCCCCCTTGCCGCCGCGCATGGCGGACCTGTATGAGCGGCCAGAGCGTGTGACACGCACCGCCAACGACCTTGCCGCCATTCAGGCCATCATCACGGAACGGACTGCTTCTTGA
- a CDS encoding M16 family metallopeptidase, whose translation MTIELHTLSNGLRIVTEHMPGLHSASIGIWVQAGGRHERPEQNGIAHFLEHMAFKGTKTRSALQIAEAIEDVGGYINAYTSREATAYYARVLENDVPMALDVLSDILLNPVMSDADVEIERGVILQEIGMTLDTPDDIIFDWLQEVAYPDQALGRTILGPQERVSGFGGDDLRGFMGEHYGPGQMILAAAGGIDHDAIVRQAEALFGHLPALTRPEGLIQPAAFGGGEVRRNRDLEQVHFALALEGPDYRDPMIYTAQIYASVMGGGVSSRLFQEIREKRGLCYTVFAQAGAYEDTGLATIYAGTSAEQIRELADVTIDEMKRAADDMTAAEVARARAQMKAGLLMGLESPSNRAERLARLMAIWDRIPDIPETIAHIDAVTTGDVKAFAAQMATTGAALALYGPADDAPTLAELQARLAA comes from the coding sequence TTGACCATCGAACTGCACACGCTCTCCAACGGTCTGCGGATCGTCACCGAACATATGCCGGGCCTGCATTCCGCCAGCATCGGCATCTGGGTGCAGGCCGGTGGCCGCCACGAACGGCCCGAACAGAACGGCATCGCGCATTTTCTGGAACACATGGCGTTCAAAGGCACCAAGACGCGCAGCGCGCTGCAGATCGCCGAGGCGATTGAGGACGTGGGCGGCTATATCAACGCCTACACCAGCCGCGAGGCGACAGCCTATTACGCGCGCGTGCTGGAAAACGATGTGCCGATGGCACTGGACGTGCTGTCTGACATTCTGCTGAACCCGGTGATGTCAGACGCCGATGTCGAGATTGAGCGTGGCGTGATCCTGCAGGAAATCGGGATGACGCTGGATACGCCCGACGACATCATCTTTGATTGGCTGCAAGAGGTGGCCTACCCAGATCAGGCGCTTGGCCGCACGATCCTTGGCCCGCAAGAGCGTGTCTCGGGTTTTGGGGGCGATGATCTGCGCGGTTTCATGGGCGAACACTACGGCCCGGGCCAGATGATCCTTGCCGCGGCCGGTGGCATTGATCACGACGCGATTGTCCGGCAGGCCGAGGCGCTGTTTGGTCATCTGCCCGCGCTGACCCGGCCAGAGGGGTTGATCCAGCCTGCGGCCTTTGGCGGTGGCGAGGTGCGGCGCAACCGCGATCTGGAACAGGTGCATTTTGCGCTGGCGCTGGAAGGCCCAGACTACCGCGACCCGATGATCTATACCGCGCAGATCTATGCCTCTGTCATGGGCGGCGGCGTGTCCTCGCGGCTGTTTCAGGAAATCCGCGAAAAGCGGGGGCTGTGCTACACGGTCTTTGCACAGGCGGGCGCCTATGAGGACACCGGCCTTGCAACGATCTACGCAGGCACCAGCGCCGAACAAATCCGCGAATTGGCCGATGTCACCATCGACGAGATGAAGCGCGCCGCAGACGACATGACAGCGGCAGAGGTCGCCCGCGCCCGCGCCCAGATGAAGGCCGGGCTGCTGATGGGGCTGGAAAGCCCGTCCAATCGTGCCGAACGTCTGGCGCGGCTGATGGCGATCTGGGACCGCATTCCCGACATTCCCGAAACCATCGCCCATATCGACGCGGTTACCACCGGCGACGTCAAAGCCTTCGCTGCGCAGATGGCCACGACCGGTGCCGCTCTGGCGCTTTACGGCCCCGCAGATGACGCGCCCACGCTGGCAGAACTGCAGGCAAGGCTTGCTGCCTAA
- a CDS encoding GNAT family N-acetyltransferase, which produces MLGRGRKLRLETERMTLRPPQHSDFRAWAALRDASRDFLTPWEPSWASDHLSRKSFTNRVYWAQRSISSGSAVPLFLIRREDDALLGAITLDNIRRGPAQAGTTGYWIGQPHARQGYMREAIQAVVHYAFEVQDLSRIEAGCLPENTASRRLLELCGYKYEGVAQSYLQINGRWRNHVLYANLRHDRRGKTDAG; this is translated from the coding sequence ATGTTGGGACGGGGGCGGAAACTGCGGCTGGAAACAGAGCGCATGACGCTGCGCCCGCCCCAGCACAGCGACTTTCGCGCCTGGGCCGCGCTGCGGGACGCCAGCCGGGATTTTCTGACCCCGTGGGAACCGTCATGGGCTTCTGACCACCTTAGCCGCAAATCCTTTACCAACCGGGTCTATTGGGCGCAGCGGTCGATCAGCAGCGGATCAGCGGTGCCACTATTTTTGATCCGGCGCGAAGACGATGCGCTTTTGGGTGCGATCACGCTTGATAACATCCGCCGCGGCCCGGCACAGGCCGGCACAACCGGCTATTGGATCGGGCAGCCGCACGCGCGCCAGGGCTACATGCGCGAAGCCATTCAAGCGGTCGTTCACTATGCCTTCGAAGTGCAGGACCTTAGCCGGATCGAGGCGGGCTGCCTGCCCGAAAACACCGCCAGTCGACGGTTGCTGGAACTTTGCGGCTACAAATACGAAGGTGTTGCGCAAAGCTATCTTCAGATCAACGGCCGCTGGCGCAATCACGTGCTTTACGCCAACCTGCGCCATGACCGGCGCGGCAAGACGGACGCTGGATAA
- a CDS encoding alpha/beta fold hydrolase gives MRHLLLCLACLLTLAACGYVPTAKSGADDPLLFDAGEVARADKIAVFIPGALSSIDVFEGSRFWEDAGYARAFYRYPGLDGMAIDHHVDPATAAARITAFANRYPDKDIALVGYSTGGLIALEAAADMTKGRRVHVAAMSTAVEYGGGVSTIARGARDILRAVVATKSVRKADIWKRYWSGLLFGPDALDNPQLAAPLAQKIAEGEKIYVKLNPQIAIAHALALPGWELPSDLDLTGVDTAFFIGLNDPVFSTAQTTAFAAQIGGVPVYGYPGQGHLLFFTRPDVFRDMLQFAEGEDPLIP, from the coding sequence ATGCGTCACCTTCTTCTATGTCTTGCCTGTTTGCTGACCCTTGCGGCCTGCGGCTATGTGCCAACCGCCAAAAGCGGTGCGGATGATCCGCTGCTGTTTGACGCGGGCGAGGTCGCGCGTGCAGACAAGATCGCCGTGTTTATCCCCGGAGCGCTGTCGTCGATTGATGTCTTTGAAGGATCGCGCTTTTGGGAAGACGCAGGTTATGCCCGCGCATTTTATCGCTACCCCGGCCTTGATGGCATGGCGATTGACCATCACGTGGACCCCGCGACTGCTGCTGCCCGCATCACCGCCTTTGCCAACCGTTACCCTGACAAGGACATCGCACTTGTGGGCTATTCTACCGGCGGGCTCATCGCGCTGGAAGCAGCAGCCGACATGACCAAGGGCCGCCGCGTGCATGTGGCGGCGATGTCCACAGCGGTTGAATACGGCGGCGGGGTCAGCACCATCGCGCGTGGCGCGCGCGACATCCTGCGCGCCGTGGTTGCTACCAAATCGGTGCGCAAGGCGGACATCTGGAAACGCTACTGGTCGGGGCTTTTATTCGGGCCGGATGCGCTCGATAATCCGCAACTGGCTGCGCCGCTGGCGCAAAAAATCGCCGAGGGCGAAAAGATCTACGTCAAGCTGAACCCGCAGATCGCCATTGCCCACGCGCTGGCCTTGCCTGGTTGGGAACTGCCCTCTGATCTGGACCTGACGGGCGTGGATACGGCGTTTTTCATCGGTCTCAATGATCCGGTCTTTTCAACCGCACAGACCACCGCCTTTGCCGCCCAAATCGGCGGCGTGCCGGTCTACGGCTATCCGGGGCAGGGGCATCTGCTGTTCTTCACCCGGCCCGATGTGTTCCGCGACATGCTGCAATTTGCGGAAGGTGAGGACCCGCTGATCCCCTGA